The sequence GGACGGGCCTCTTGCCGGTGGTGCCGCCGGCGGCGCAGTCTCGCCGGATGCTCCTCGGCACCTCCGACGAGCCGTTCAACGCCGAGACTGGAGGAACGCGCCATGCGCAGGTCGATCCGTTACAGCGTGCGTCTGCTGGTTCTCATCGCCGTAGTCGCGTCGTTCCAACTGCTCGCGCCTCCCGCGCACGGCCCGGCGACGCCTTACCTGTCGGCCCTTTCGGTCGTCGTCCCGGCGCCGACTCTTGCAGCGGGCTGTCCGGACAAGCAGTGCATCAACAACAAGTGCCAGCACGTCGTCGGCTGGGCGTGCGGCTCTGTCCTTCCGGGCAATTTCTGCGAGCGCACCATCCAGTGCACCTAGAGCTCGACTTCGTGTGATTGGCCAGGGCCGGCGGCACCGCCGGCCCTGGTCTTCTCTTCCGGCTGCGCTTGCCGGGGCGCTCATCGAGACCTAACTTTCCCCCGTGCGCATCCGCTCTCAGTCCCATCTTCGTTTCGCCTGGGCGTTCGCGATCTTCTGGAACCTGGTGTCGGCTCCCGCGACCTTCCTGGGCGCCGTGCCGGCGATCCGTCAGGGGAAGGCGGTCGCGTGGATCGCCCTGATCTTCCCGTTCGCCGGGGCGGCGCTGCTCATCTGGGCCGTCAACCTGAGCCTGCGCTTCTGGCGGTTCGGCGTGTCCTGGCTGGAGATGGAGACTGCGACGGCGACGCTCGGCGGGCCGCTGCGCGCCCGGATCGCTGCGAACCGCCTGCCGGAGGACAGCACAGTCCACCTGACGCTCACCTGCATCAACAAGGTCGTCAGCGGTTCGGGGGACAGCCGCTCGACCTGGGAGAAGGTCGTGTGGCAGGAGGAGCAGACGGTGGGCCGCGAGAGGCTCGAGCCGGGCCCCGACGGCGAGAACATCCCGGTGTCGTTCCGTCTGCCGTTCGACGCGCCGCCGACCCGAAGCGACAATCCGAACGATCGCGTCGTCTGGCGCCTGGAGGCGAGCGCCCCTCTCGCCGGCGTCGATTACGACGAGCAGTTCGAGATCCCTGTCGCCCCGGCCCCGCCCGGAACGATTCCGGAAGCCGAAGCGCGGACGACGTCCTCCCGCGCCCCCGCGCGGCCGGAGACTTCGGGTATCCTCGTCGAGCCGGTCCCCGAAGGGGGGACGCGCTTCGTGCTCCCCCGCTGCAGGAACATCAAGGCCATCCTGGTGACCGCCCTGTTCTCGGGCATCTTCTGCGGCGCCGCCGCCCTCTTCTTCGTCCTGGTTCCATGGGATCTGCACAGGAACCCGTTCGGGGTCTTCGTCGGCGGCGTGATCGGTGTCGTCCTCGTGCCGTTCACGCTCTTGATGGTGCTGATCACGCTCTACACCATCTTCCTCCGCACCAGCGTCGTGGCGGGCCCCACGGGTCTGGCGCTCAACAGCAGTCTTCTCGGTCTGACCTGGTCCAGCGCGACCCCCACCCGGGAGATCGGCGACATCACGCTGAAGGTCGGCATGCAGGTCGGGACGACCCCCTATTACGATTTGAAGATCGCGCGCGCTACAGGCCGGCCGCTGACGATTTCGACCATGCTGCGCGACAAGCGCGAGGCGGAATGGCTGGCGGCGGAGATCAAGCGCTCGCTGCGCTGACGCCGCCCGATTTCCTGCGCCCCCGGCCGTGAATTCCCTTTCCTTTCGGAGCCACGGGGTATAGATTCCCAGGATGTCGACACCCCGCGTGCGCTGCCCGGAGTTCCTGCCGGGGTTCACCTGGATCAACACGCGCAGGCCTTTGAGCGTGGCCTCGGATCTGCGCGGCCGCGTGGCGGTCCTCGATTTCTGGACTTACTGCTGCATCAACTGCATGCACGTCCTGCCCGTGCTGAAACGCGTCGAAGAGCGCTTCGCGAAGGATCCGGTCGTCGTCATCGGCGTCCACTCCGCGAAGTTCATCTCGGAAAAAGACCCGCAGAACATCCGCCGCGCCGTGCAGCGATACGGCATCGTCCACCCGGTCCTGGTCGACAAGGATCACGACATCTGGGAGCGCTTCGCCGTGCACGCCTGGCCGACGATCGTCCTCGTCGATCCGGCCGGGTACGTCGCGGACACGCTGTCGGGTGAAATCGAGGAGGACGACCTGGTCTCGAAGATCGAGGCGCTCCTCGAGGAGGGGCGGCGCAAGGGGATCCTGGTCGAGGGGCGGCCGGACACGGTACCCGACCCCGACACGGACCGGTCCTTCCTGCGCTTCCCGGGGAAGGTGCACGTGGCGAAGGACCGTCTGTTCATCTCCGACAGCGGGCACAACCGCCTCATCGTCGCCGATCTCGAGGGGTGCGTGCAGGCGATCGTCGGCGAGGGGGGCGCCGGGGCGCACGACGGTCCGGCGGGGGAGGCGTCGTTCCACAACCCGCAGGGGATGACCTCGGACGACAAGCACCTGTACGTCGCGGACGCCGGCAACCACCTGCTGCGCGGTGTCGATCTCTCGACTCTCGAGGTGACCACGCTGGCGGGTACGGGCCAAAAGGGCAGGGAGCCGGGCCCGTTCGATCCGGCGGTGCCGAGGAGCGTGGCGCTGCGCTCCCCCTGGGCGCTGCTGCGCATCGGACGGCAGCTCCTGATCGCCATGGCGGGCAGCCACCAGATCTGGGTGTACGACACCGACAAGCACCTCATCGGGCCGTGGGCCGGCAGCGGGCGGGAGGACCACGTCGACGGCCCCGTGGCCGAGGCGGCCCTTGCGCAGCCGAGCGGCCTGGCCCAGGCGGGGCGCTACATCCTGATCGCCGACAGCGAGATCAGCAGCGTGCGCGTCATCGACCTGGAGGACTCGACGGTGAAGACGATCGTGGGGCGCGGTCTGTTCGAGTTCGGTGACGAAGTGGGACCGCCCGACAAAGTGCTGCTGCAGCACCCGCTCGACATCGCCGTCGGCGCGGGGACGATCTACGTCGCCGACTCCTACAACAACAAGATCAAAGCCATCGCCTTCGGCTCGATGGAGACGAAGACACTCTTCGGCGACGGCGATCCGGGCACCCTGCACGAGCCGGGCGGTCTGGCCGTGGACGGCGACACCGTCTTCATCGCCGACACCAACAACCATCGCGTCCTGCGCGGCGATCCCCGGACGGGCGGCCTGAAAGAGGTCACCCTTTCGGGCGAGTAGGGCCGGCGGCGCCGGACTCCACCACGAGCAGCGTCAGATCGTCCTCGGGCGGCCGCCCCCCGGCGTGCTTCCGCGTCTGCTCCATCGCCGACTCGACGGCCTGCTCGATCGAGCCGCGCCCCTCGGTGAGGACGCGGACCAGCCGGTCCCGCCCGAACTCGTTCCCGGACGGATCGCGCACTTCGTACAATCCGTCGGAATAGATCGCCAGGCGATCGCCAGGCGCGAACGGGACCGTCGCGTTCGGCTGCCGCCCCAGGTCGATCCCGTACGACAGCAGGGGCGTCGTCGCCGACAGGAGTCGCGGCGCGGTGCCGGGCTTCCAGAGGGCCGCCGGAGGGTGGCCGGCGTTGAGGTAGTGCAGCTCCCGGCCGGGCACGTCCAGGATCCCGAAGAAGGCGGTCACCACACGGCTGGCGTTGAGCGGGGCGAGGATGTCGAGGACGGCGCGCGCGGCGGGGATCAGATCGATCCGCCCCTGCCCCATCATCTCCTGAAGCCCGCGGCCGATGGCCGTCTTGATCATGCCGACCAGCAGGGCCGCCGCGACACCGTGACCGGCGACGTCGGCGACGATCAGGAACAGGCGGTCGCCGGCGAGCGGGACGATGTCGTACAGGTCTCCACCCAGGCTCTCGGTCGACACCCAGGCCGAGGCGGCCCGCACCGTTCCAAAATTCTTCGGCAGCCCCTGCGGCAGGAGGGCCCGCTGGAACCGGCGCGCCCGCTCCAGATCCTCGGTTAATCTGTGGATGAGATCGTCGCGCTCCTCCGCGAGGCGCTGCATGTCGAGACACCAGGAGACGAGCGAGGTCAGGACCGTCTTGGAGAACGGCTTGGTGATGAAATAAAAGGCGCGCTCCTCGATCGCCTTGACCAGCTTGTCGTCCAGGTCGGTCACCGAGCCCGTGACCAGGATGACCTCCGTGCGCGGGCGCAGCGAGCGGATGGCGCGCGTCACCTCGAACCCGTCGAGCCCGGGCATGCGCACGTCGACGATGGCGACGTCGTACGGCTCGCGCTTGATCGCCTCGATCGCCTCCTCCCCGGAAGCGCAGCCGAGCACGTGGTGGCGCGGAGACAGGATGCGCTCGACCGTCCGCAGCATGGCCGGATCGTCATCCACGACCAGGACGCGCGCCGAGCGGGGCTTCACGGGGCGTCCACGCGTGGGGCCGGGCCCTCGGGCGCCTGCGGCTCCGGCTGAGGCCGCGCCGGGCGCGCGCCGCTCCTGTCCCCCGCCACCGGCAGGACCACGCTGACCGTCGTGCCGCGCCCCGGCTGGCTGTCCACGGTCATCCCGCCGTCGCTCTCCCACAGGATCGAACGACAGATCGCCAGCCCCAGACCGAACCCTTCCTGCTTGGTGGTGTAGAACGGCTCATGGATCCGCTTCAGTTCCTCCGACGTGATACCGGCGCCGGTGTCGGCGATGCGCACCTCCACGCGCGCGCCGAGGTGGCGTGCCTGCACCTTCAGGCGCCCGCCGGCCGGCATGGCGTCGAGGGCGTTGGTGAAGAGGTTGAGGAACACCTGCTCGAGCCCTCCGAGACTAGCCGAGACCTCCGGCAGCCCGTCCGGGATCTTCATCTCCAGCGTGACACCGGCCCGCTTGACCCGCGCTCCGAGGATCGCCAGCGTCCCCT comes from Candidatus Dormiibacterota bacterium and encodes:
- a CDS encoding thioredoxin-like domain-containing protein: MSTPRVRCPEFLPGFTWINTRRPLSVASDLRGRVAVLDFWTYCCINCMHVLPVLKRVEERFAKDPVVVIGVHSAKFISEKDPQNIRRAVQRYGIVHPVLVDKDHDIWERFAVHAWPTIVLVDPAGYVADTLSGEIEEDDLVSKIEALLEEGRRKGILVEGRPDTVPDPDTDRSFLRFPGKVHVAKDRLFISDSGHNRLIVADLEGCVQAIVGEGGAGAHDGPAGEASFHNPQGMTSDDKHLYVADAGNHLLRGVDLSTLEVTTLAGTGQKGREPGPFDPAVPRSVALRSPWALLRIGRQLLIAMAGSHQIWVYDTDKHLIGPWAGSGREDHVDGPVAEAALAQPSGLAQAGRYILIADSEISSVRVIDLEDSTVKTIVGRGLFEFGDEVGPPDKVLLQHPLDIAVGAGTIYVADSYNNKIKAIAFGSMETKTLFGDGDPGTLHEPGGLAVDGDTVFIADTNNHRVLRGDPRTGGLKEVTLSGE
- a CDS encoding SpoIIE family protein phosphatase, whose amino-acid sequence is MKPRSARVLVVDDDPAMLRTVERILSPRHHVLGCASGEEAIEAIKREPYDVAIVDVRMPGLDGFEVTRAIRSLRPRTEVILVTGSVTDLDDKLVKAIEERAFYFITKPFSKTVLTSLVSWCLDMQRLAEERDDLIHRLTEDLERARRFQRALLPQGLPKNFGTVRAASAWVSTESLGGDLYDIVPLAGDRLFLIVADVAGHGVAAALLVGMIKTAIGRGLQEMMGQGRIDLIPAARAVLDILAPLNASRVVTAFFGILDVPGRELHYLNAGHPPAALWKPGTAPRLLSATTPLLSYGIDLGRQPNATVPFAPGDRLAIYSDGLYEVRDPSGNEFGRDRLVRVLTEGRGSIEQAVESAMEQTRKHAGGRPPEDDLTLLVVESGAAGPTRPKG